In one Bacillota bacterium genomic region, the following are encoded:
- a CDS encoding Uma2 family endonuclease, which produces MAVATEKRTYTVDEFWELCHQTDKRLELVRGELRELAPANDEHGYIAMQIAVVVSQFVKQHQLGYTFAAETGFVLSEEPATVRAPDFAYVSRDRAPERWSRHFARFVPDLVAEVVSPTDTYGEVAQKVQDWLDFGVRMVWVVDPATRTVAVHRGGGTFRIYGEGDTLAGEDVLPGFECKVSDIFS; this is translated from the coding sequence ATGGCGGTTGCGACCGAGAAGCGGACATACACGGTAGACGAGTTCTGGGAGCTGTGTCACCAGACCGACAAGCGGCTGGAACTGGTCAGGGGGGAACTGAGGGAGTTGGCACCTGCAAACGATGAACATGGCTACATCGCGATGCAGATTGCTGTTGTCGTGTCGCAATTTGTGAAGCAACATCAACTGGGTTACACGTTCGCTGCGGAGACGGGCTTTGTGCTATCGGAGGAGCCTGCGACCGTGCGCGCGCCCGATTTTGCCTACGTGTCACGTGACCGCGCCCCTGAACGCTGGTCGCGCCATTTTGCGCGGTTTGTTCCCGACCTGGTGGCGGAGGTCGTCTCTCCAACCGACACCTATGGCGAAGTGGCGCAGAAGGTGCAGGACTGGCTGGACTTCGGGGTGCGCATGGTCTGGGTGGTAGACCCTGCTACCCGAACGGTGGCGGTACATCGTGGCGGGGGTACGTTTAGGATTTACGGCGAGGGAGACACACTCGCTGGCGAAGACGTGTTGCCCGGCTTCGAGTGCAAGGTGTCTGACATCTTTTCATAA
- the atpD gene encoding F0F1 ATP synthase subunit beta yields MATGKVAQVMGPVVDARFPAGELPAILNAVSIDDPARGIHLVCEVAQHLGDDMVRCIALDSTDGLVRGMPVVDTGGPISVPVGPETLGRVFNLLGEPIDERGPVNAQKRMPIHRPAPSFEEQSTTTEILETGLKVIDLLTPFNKGGKIGLFGGAGLGKTVLIQELIRNIATEHGGVSVFAGVGERTREGNDLWLEMNHSGVINKTCMVFGQMNEPPGARLRVGLTALTMAEYFRDEQGQDVLLFIDNIFRFVQAGSEVSALLGRIPSAVGYQPTLGTEMGALQERITSTKRGSITSVQAIYVPADDPTDPAPATTFSHLDAYVYLERRIAEKGIYPAVDPLASMSRNLDPNIVGQEHYEVARAVQAILQRYKELQDIIAILGIDELSDEDKLLVARARKIERFLSQPFFVAEQFTGNPGKYVSIADTVRSFKEIVEGKHDDLPEQAFYMVGTIEDAIEKAQRLLAQA; encoded by the coding sequence ATGGCTACAGGCAAAGTGGCGCAGGTCATGGGACCGGTGGTGGATGCGCGGTTTCCCGCAGGGGAACTGCCAGCTATCTTGAATGCAGTGTCCATCGACGACCCCGCACGCGGCATCCATCTGGTGTGCGAGGTAGCTCAGCATTTGGGCGACGACATGGTGCGCTGCATCGCGCTCGACTCCACGGACGGGCTGGTTCGTGGGATGCCAGTAGTGGACACAGGCGGTCCGATTTCCGTCCCGGTGGGGCCCGAAACACTGGGCAGGGTGTTCAACCTGCTTGGTGAACCCATCGACGAGCGCGGGCCGGTCAACGCCCAGAAGCGTATGCCCATCCACCGCCCCGCCCCATCCTTTGAGGAGCAATCCACCACCACCGAGATTCTGGAAACGGGTCTGAAGGTCATCGACCTGCTGACGCCGTTCAACAAAGGTGGAAAGATTGGACTGTTCGGTGGCGCAGGTCTGGGCAAAACGGTGCTGATCCAGGAGCTCATTCGCAACATCGCGACCGAGCACGGTGGCGTCTCGGTGTTTGCGGGCGTGGGCGAGCGCACCCGCGAGGGCAATGACCTGTGGCTGGAAATGAACCATTCCGGCGTCATCAACAAGACGTGTATGGTGTTCGGGCAGATGAACGAGCCGCCGGGCGCGCGCCTGCGCGTGGGCTTAACCGCTTTGACGATGGCGGAATACTTCCGCGATGAACAGGGACAGGATGTGCTGCTATTCATCGACAACATCTTTCGCTTCGTGCAGGCGGGTTCGGAAGTGTCCGCGCTGTTGGGGCGTATTCCCAGTGCGGTTGGTTACCAGCCCACCCTGGGTACCGAGATGGGCGCCTTGCAGGAGCGCATCACCTCCACGAAGCGAGGTTCTATCACCTCTGTGCAGGCGATTTACGTGCCCGCCGACGACCCGACTGACCCCGCCCCGGCGACCACCTTCTCGCACCTGGACGCATACGTCTACTTGGAGCGGCGGATTGCGGAAAAGGGTATCTACCCGGCGGTAGACCCACTGGCGTCGATGTCGCGTAACCTCGACCCCAATATCGTGGGGCAGGAGCATTACGAGGTCGCCCGCGCGGTGCAGGCGATTCTGCAGCGTTACAAAGAGCTGCAGGACATCATCGCCATTCTGGGCATCGATGAGCTGTCGGACGAGGACAAGCTGCTGGTGGCACGCGCCCGCAAGATCGAGCGCTTCCTGTCGCAGCCGTTCTTCGTGGCGGAACAGTTCACGGGCAACCCTGGCAAGTACGTTTCCATCGCCGACACGGTGCGCTCCTTCAAGGAGATTGTGGAAGGCAAGCACGACGACCTGCCCGAGCAGGCGTTCTACATGGTGGGCACCATCGAGGATGCCATCGAGAAGGCGCAGCGTCTGCTGGCTCAGGCATAG
- a CDS encoding F0F1 ATP synthase subunit epsilon produces MAKTFHLEIVTPDRALLSEEVVSIIAPGAEGYLGVLANHAPLVTELNVGILRIRYPDDTEENVAVSGGFMEVANNRVLVLADAAERPQDIDIQRAREALIRARQMLQDPTVDHDRARMALERAITQLRVAGVELSGGLDED; encoded by the coding sequence ATGGCGAAGACCTTCCATCTGGAAATTGTCACTCCGGACCGCGCGCTGCTGTCCGAAGAGGTGGTCAGCATCATCGCGCCCGGAGCAGAAGGGTACCTGGGCGTGCTGGCGAACCATGCGCCGCTGGTCACCGAGTTGAACGTGGGTATCCTGCGCATTCGATACCCTGACGATACCGAGGAGAACGTGGCGGTTTCAGGCGGATTTATGGAGGTCGCCAACAATCGGGTGCTGGTGCTGGCGGACGCCGCCGAACGTCCACAGGATATCGATATCCAGCGGGCAAGGGAGGCTTTGATTCGTGCCAGACAGATGCTTCAGGACCCGACCGTAGACCACGATCGCGCGCGCATGGCGCTGGAGCGTGCCATCACTCAGTTGC